In Canis lupus familiaris isolate Mischka breed German Shepherd chromosome 24, alternate assembly UU_Cfam_GSD_1.0, whole genome shotgun sequence, a single genomic region encodes these proteins:
- the ZSWIM3 gene encoding zinc finger SWIM domain-containing protein 3, translated as MELGSCFKTYEDFKECFSAYKKENRCSFILRDCVSVRFHNLNHGTCIREDILYVQVKFVCIRTQSNRKRTSEVDMCPAYLLLRYNEKLDRLFISELNTQHIHVDYKTAGPRGDTAGKSQKTVCLQKPQPAQPMIEKDLDLAKKSLVEPSFCLDKVQTPSKPEQEGITPSDLAKIAKVMKNFLKVDEGSMASLSVGNSQDLDRLSFQSSKMSDLFIRFPENLLLHRVENAQGHILYAFLVENKEREGRVVHFAVLQAETATSVAKMLSIFTEFNCDWPKVKVVFVDPSFPHRAILQEIFPAARILLSIYHTTRLLEKKLHRSSANPSFKRLMKEALREAVFVTSDASLQNLCQMSQALLDEELFSFLQAHWFSCELLWYMHVRKGLHACNTYMDSLDVVTSKVSSLFREQQSLLDCILRFVDYIDFFNTKGLKNVPTAPPKLKRARPASLPPKPKKAFGVCAGSLSRLPMEETKPGPQRVQLQQQPQVWPSRGGMLDALHESGSQLAYKLCQNEWEVVQNSTHLVDLAGSSVDIQLLEDSHHVSKDGCSCSCSFQQSYHLPCRHILALLHTSQKPVGEAMVCRRWQKRYQHLLGPNGELRDPVMVPNTGQPGKQGRSDMIQDLSRELANLLMQSEGPELEERYSTLRKIVDIWADPCQPPEPSQQPEDFKDVGRLPFLWGKPEEGEGLPLAGATIHD; from the exons ATGGAGCTGGGCAGCTGCTTCAAGACCTACGAGGATTTCAAGGAGTGCTTCAGCGCCTACAAAAAGGAGAACAGGTGCTCCTTCATTCTCAGGGACTGCGTCTCCGTCCGCTTCCACAACCTCAACCATGGCACCTGCATCCGCGAGGACATCCT ATATGTGCAGGTGAAATTTGTCTGTATTCGGACTCAGTCAAACAGGAAGAGAACATCAGAGGTGGACATGTGCCCAGCATACTTGCTCCTGCGGTACAATGAGAAACTGGATAGATTGTTCATCAGTGAACTCAACACCCAGCACATCCACGTTGACTACAAAACTGCAGGTCCCAGAGGAGACACCGCTGGCAAATCTCAGAAGACCGTATGCCTACAGAAACCCCAGCCTGCGCAGCCCATGATCGAGAAGGACCTTGACCTGGCCAAGAAGTCCCTTGTTGAACCATCATTTTGCTTAGATAAGGTCCAAACACCCTCAAAGCCAGAGCAGGAGGGAATCACTCCTTCTGACCTGGCCAAGATAGCCAAAGTGATGAAAAACTTTCTTAAGGTGGATGAGGGTTCCATGGCTTCACTCAGCGTGGGCAACAGCCAAGACCTGGACCGGTTGAGCTTCCAGAGCAGCAAGATGAGTGATCTGTTTATCCGCTTCCCAGAGAATCTCTTGCTACACCGGGTGGAGAATGCCCAGGGCCACATCCTTTATGCTTTCTTGGTGGAGAACAAGGAACGAGAGGGTCGAGTGGTACACTTTGCCGTGCTTCAGGCTGAGACGGCTACCTCTGTGGCCAAGATGCTGAGTATCTTCACGGAGTTCAACtgtgactggcccaaggtcaaGGTGGTGTTTGTGGACCCCTCCTTCCCCCATCGAGCCATCCTGCAGGAGATCTTCCCCGCTGCACGCATCCTCCTCTCTATCTACCACACCACCCGGCTCCTGGAGAAGAAGTTGCATCGGAGTTCAGCAAATCCATCCTTTAAAAGGCTAATGAAGGAAGCCCTGCGGGAGGCGGTATTTGTCACTTCTGATGCCAGCCTGCAAAATCTCTGTCAGATGTCCCAAGCCCTCCTAGACGAGGAGCTCTTCAGCTTCCTCCAGGCCCACTGGTTCTCCTGTGAGCTGCTATGGTACATGCACGTGAGGAAAGGCCTACATGCGTGTAACACATACATGGACAGCCTAGATGTCGTCACCAGCAAGGTGTCCAGCCTTTTCCGGGAACAGCAGTCTTTGCTGGACTGTATCCTCCGCTTTGTAGATTATATAGACTTCTTTAATACCAAAGGCTTGAAGAATGTGCCCACAGCTCCTCCCAAGTTAAAGAGAGCCCGGCCAGCCAGCCTGCCACCAAAGCCCAAGAAGGCGTTTGGAGTCTGTGCGGGCAGTctcagcaggctccccatggaagAGACCAAGCCCGGCCCCCAGCGGgtgcagctgcagcagcagccaCAGGTATGGCCCTCCCGGGGTGGCATGCTGGATGCCTTGCATGAGAGTGGCTCCCAGCTGGCCTATAAGCTGTGCCAGAACGAGTGGGAGGTGGTACAGAACTCCACCCACCTGGTGGACCTGGCTGGCTCCTCTGTGGACATTCAGCTACTGGAGGATTCTCACCATGTTAGCAAAGATGGCTGTAGCTGCAGCTGTTCCTTTCAACAGTCGTACCACCTGCCATGCCGGCACATTCTGGCCCTGCTGCATACCAGCCAGAAGCCCGTGGGTGAAGCCATGGTGTGCCGCCGGTGGCAGAAGAGGTACCAGCACCTCCTCGGGCCCAACGGGGAGCTCCGGGACCCTGTCATGGTCCCAAACACAGGCCAGCCAGGGAAGCAAGGACGGAGTGACATGATTCAGGACCTAAGCAGGGAGCTGGCAAACCTGCTCATGCAGAGTGAAGGGCCAGAGCTAGAGGAGCGCTATTCCACCCTGCGCAAGATTGTGGACATCTGGGCGGACCCCTGCCAGCCTCCTGAGCCCAGTCAGCAGCCAGAGGACTTCAAGGATGTAGGCCGCCTCCCTTTCCTCTGGGGAAagccagaggaaggggagggactCCCTCTTGCTGGAGCCACAATTCATGACTGA
- the ZSWIM1 gene encoding zinc finger SWIM domain-containing protein 1: protein MALTMLNELLIEDPNPPMLLYQVSKTAQLDTLNYQSCFMQGVFAHFPEILFIHRTYNPMGKVLYTFLVDGPRVQLEGHLARAVYFAIPAKEDAEGLAQMFQVFKKFNPAWERVCTILVDPHFLPLPTLAMEFPAAEVLLSAFHICKFLQGKFYQLSLGQPVERVLLTSLQSTMCSATAGNLRKLYTLLSSCIPPTQLPELHSHWLLNDRIWLAHRWRSRAESSRYFQGLEVTTRVLSQFFGTTPCVEQGMVSLLRYMHQNSGDKASFSLGLSPQNNHAALDVSPESPKVEQLVEARIQHSLNAICTGPAAQLCLGELAVVQKSVHLIGSGSEKVNIQILEDTHRVQPQPPASCSCYFHQAFHLPCRHILAILSAHHQVLQPDMLPAQWTAGCAASLDNILGSKWSETLDKHLAVALLTEEVGQLLQHCSQEEFERRYSTLRELADSWIGPYEQVQL from the coding sequence ATGGCCCTGACAATGCTGAATGAGCTCTTGATTGAGGACCCAAACCCACCTATGCTGCTGTATCAGGTTAGCAAGACTGCTCAGTTAGATACCCTCAACTACCAGAGCTGCTTTATGCAAGGtgtctttgcccatttccctGAGATCTTATTTATCCACCGGACCTATAACCCAATGGGCAAGGTGCTATATACCTTCCTGGTAGATGGACCTCGGGTGCAGCTGGAGGGTCATCTCGCCCGGGCAGTCTACTTTGCCATTCCTGCCAAAGAGGATGCTGAGGGCCTGGCCCAGATGTTCCAGGTGTTCAAGAAGTTTAACCCAGCATGGGAGAGAGTCTGTACCATCCTGGTGGATCCTCACTTCCTCCCCTTGCCCACCCTTGCTATGGAGTTTCCCGCGGCCGAGGTCCTGCTCTCAGCCTTCCACATCTGTAAGTTCCTCCAGGGCAAGTTCTATCAGCTGTCACTTGGACAGCCTGTGGAAAGGGTGCTCCTTACTTCCCTGCAGAGCACGATGTGCTCAGCCACAGCTGGCAACCTAAGGAAGTTGTATACACTCCTGAGCAGCTGCATCCCTCCTACCCAGCTGCCCGAGCTCCACTCACACTGGCTGCTCAACGACCGCATCTGGCTGGCCCACCGCTGGAGAAGCCGAGCTGAGAGCAGCCGCTACTTCCAAGGCCTGGAGGTCACCACCCGCGTCCTCAGCCAGTTCTTCGGCACTACCCCATGCGTGGAACAAGGCATGGTCTCTCTGCTCCGATACATGCACCAGAACTCTGGAGACAAGGCAAGTTTTAGCCTGGGCCTGAGTCCCCAGAACAATCATGCCGCCTTAGACGTCAGCCCCGAAAGCCCCAAAGTGGAGCAGCTAGTAGAAGCCCGCATCCAGCACTCCCTCAATGCCATCTGCACGGGGCCAGCTGCCCAGCTCTGTCTGGGTGAACTCGCTGTGGTCCAAAAATCTGTGCACCTCATTGGCTCCGGTTCAGAAAAGGTGAACATCCAGATCCTGGAGGACACCCATAGGgtgcagccccagccccctgccagctGCAGCTGCTACTTTCACCAGGCCTTCCACCTGCCCTGCCGCCACATCCTAGCCATTCTCAGTGCCCACCACCAGGTGCTCCAGCCCGACATGCTGCCAGCTCAGTGGACAGCAGGCTGTGCTGCCAGTCTAGACAACATCCTGGGCAGCAAGTGGAGTGAGACACTGGATAAGCACTTGGCCGTGGCTCTCCTCACCGAGGAGGTGGGTCAGCTCTTGCAGCACTGCAGCCAGGAGGAGTTTGAACGGAGGTACAGCACCCTGCGGGAACTGGCGGACAGCTGGATCGGCCCTTATGAGCAGGTTCAGCTCTGA